In Amaranthus tricolor cultivar Red isolate AtriRed21 chromosome 5, ASM2621246v1, whole genome shotgun sequence, a genomic segment contains:
- the LOC130812786 gene encoding aquaporin TIP1-2-like, translating to MPIPRLDIGSAAEASQPAALKAALAEFISMLIFVFAGEGSGMAFSKLTDGGAATPAGLVAAALSHGFALFVAVSVGANISGGHVNPAVTLGAFLGGKISFFRSILYWIAQCLGAVVACLLLNFSTGGLPTSAFALSSGVSVWNALVFEIVMTFGLVYTVYATAVDPKRGDIGIIAPLAIGLIVGANILAGGAFDGASMNPAVSFGPAVVSWTWDNHWVYWLGPFIGASIAALLYHIVFIQPDNYEELPN from the exons ATGCCGATCCCAAGACTTGACATCGGTTCAGCTGCCGAAGCTAGCCAACCCGCAGCCCTCAAGGCTGCATTGGCTGAGTTCATCTCGatgcttatttttgtttttgctgGAGAAGGTTCCGGCATGGCATTCA GCAAGCTCACAGATGGTGGAGCCGCAACCCCTGCTGGGCTAGTAGCTGCTGCATTGTCTCATGGTTTCGCACTGTTTGTGGCTGTCTCGGTGGGTGCCAACATCTCCGGTGGACACGTCAACCCTGCTGTTACCCTTGGTGCTTTCCTTGGTGGTAAAATCTCGTTTTTCAGGAGTATCCTTTACTGGATTGCTCAGTGCCTTGGTGCTGTCGTTGCTTGCCTTCTCCTTAACTTCTCCACCGGTGGACTG CCAACATCTGCATTTGCTCTATCCTCTGGAGTGAGTGTCTGGAATGCTCTCGTCTTTGAGATCGTGATGACCTTTGGACTTGTTTACACTGTCTACGCTACTGCTGTCGACCCAAAGAGGGGTGACATCGGCATCATTGCTCCCTTGGCCATTGGTCTGATTGTTGGAGCCAACATCTTGGCTGGTGGTGCCTTCGACGGTGCCTCCATGAACCCTGCAGTATCCTTTGGTCCTGCTGTTGTCAGCTGGACATGGGACAACCACTGGGTCTACTGGCTCGGCCCATTCATCGGTGCTTCAATTGCTGCTCTCCTCTACCACATCGTCTTCATTCAGCCAGACAACTACGAGGAGCTTCCTAACTAA